A genomic segment from Daphnia carinata strain CSIRO-1 chromosome 1, CSIRO_AGI_Dcar_HiC_V3, whole genome shotgun sequence encodes:
- the LOC130692059 gene encoding dynactin subunit 2-like isoform X2 has product MADPKYAALPGIAYDQPDYYESEDVCESFSNPISQDQSDCVENLNTNVMESFTKFKGCWLLSQKADFSGKIGVKHNLGYTSWNGPYELQAEGEKESPIQKLNRLKCEVSELQQEIEHSHTNSEEFGDPQSLAMQVTFLQKQLMDIKIDESEFPKTEVTTKRLIFDDLERVGKTVPDTLDQGTSTLDKSKIVYQLQFKPQQIKLDLASREANMLQRLEKLESLFGVPDKMNQLCAETGQKSVSDAIRSICSKVALLEPTHLDQVESRLTVLMQKLNVITKQHGNVEDSSLSGMVKELYEMVKQLEPLLLLLPSIVDRLSSLKVLHDRAVNFSQTVSQVENMQTNLDIAIQDQLQLLTNVQEGLSMNMQAMKMSVQKLDDKLSSK; this is encoded by the exons ATGGCAGACCCAAAATACGCTGCATTACCTGGAATa GCGTACGACCAGCCTGATTACTATGAATCCGAAGATGTGTGTGAATCTTTTTCCAATCCCATAAGTCAA GATCAGAGTGATTGTGTTGAAAACCTTAATACCAATGTAATGGAATCATTTACTAAATTTAAAGGGTGTTGGTTGTTGTCCCAAAAAGCAGACTTTTCAGGAAAAATTGGTGTGAAACATAATTTGGGATATACTTCTTG GAATGGGCCCTATGAGTTGCAAGCAGAAGGTGAAAAAGAATCTCCAATTCAGAAGTTAAATCGTTTGAAATGTGAAGTCAGCGAACTACAACAGGAAATCGAACACTCA cacaCTAACTCTGAGGAATTTGGTGACCCACAGAGCTTAGCTATGCAGGTTACGTTCCTTCAAAAGCAGTTAATGGATATTAAAATTGATGAAAGTGAGTTCCCTAAAACAGAGGTTACTACTAAAAG GTTAATCTTTGATGATTTAGAAAGGGTTGGAAAGACAGTCCCTGATACTTTAGACCAAGGAACTTCTACATTGGATAAGTCAAAAATTGTTTATCAACTGCAGTTCAAGCCGCAACAAATTAAACTGGATCTTGCTTCGAGGGAAGCTAATATGCTGCAGAGGCTTGAAAAACTTGAAAGTTTATTTGGAGTCCCAGATAAAATG AACCAACTATGTGCAGAAACAGGGCAAAAATCTGTGAGTGATGCTATTAGATCAATTTGTTCAAAGGTAGCTCTGTTAGAACCAACTCATTTAGATCAG GTTGAAAGTAGGCTAACTGTTCTAATGCAAAAACTAAATGTTATAACAAAACAACATGGAAATGTTGAAGATTCCAGTTTGTCAGGGATG GTTAAAGAGCTATATGAAATGGTGAAGCAACTAGAGCCATTACTGTTACTTTTGCCTTCAATTGTTGATCGATTGTCATCTCTTAAAGTACTTCATGACAGAG cTGTCAACTTTTCGCAAACGGTCAGCCAAGTGGAAAATATGCAAACAAATTTAGACATAGCTATCCAGGATCAACTTCAATTGTTAACTAATGTCCAGGAAGGACTATCAATGAACATGCAAGCAATGAAAATGTCTGTCCAGAAATTAGATGATAAGTTATCAAgcaaatga
- the LOC130692059 gene encoding dynactin subunit 2-like isoform X1, whose protein sequence is MADPKYAALPGIAYDQPDYYESEDVCESFSNPISQDQSDCVENLNTNVMESFTKFKGCWLLSQKADFSGKIGVKHNLGYTSWNGPYELQAEGEKESPIQKLNRLKCEVSELQQEIEHSHTNSEEFGDPQSLAMQVTFLQKQLMDIKIDESEFPKTEVTTKSRLIFDDLERVGKTVPDTLDQGTSTLDKSKIVYQLQFKPQQIKLDLASREANMLQRLEKLESLFGVPDKMNQLCAETGQKSVSDAIRSICSKVALLEPTHLDQVESRLTVLMQKLNVITKQHGNVEDSSLSGMVKELYEMVKQLEPLLLLLPSIVDRLSSLKVLHDRAVNFSQTVSQVENMQTNLDIAIQDQLQLLTNVQEGLSMNMQAMKMSVQKLDDKLSSK, encoded by the exons ATGGCAGACCCAAAATACGCTGCATTACCTGGAATa GCGTACGACCAGCCTGATTACTATGAATCCGAAGATGTGTGTGAATCTTTTTCCAATCCCATAAGTCAA GATCAGAGTGATTGTGTTGAAAACCTTAATACCAATGTAATGGAATCATTTACTAAATTTAAAGGGTGTTGGTTGTTGTCCCAAAAAGCAGACTTTTCAGGAAAAATTGGTGTGAAACATAATTTGGGATATACTTCTTG GAATGGGCCCTATGAGTTGCAAGCAGAAGGTGAAAAAGAATCTCCAATTCAGAAGTTAAATCGTTTGAAATGTGAAGTCAGCGAACTACAACAGGAAATCGAACACTCA cacaCTAACTCTGAGGAATTTGGTGACCCACAGAGCTTAGCTATGCAGGTTACGTTCCTTCAAAAGCAGTTAATGGATATTAAAATTGATGAAAGTGAGTTCCCTAAAACAGAGGTTACTACTAAAAG TAGGTTAATCTTTGATGATTTAGAAAGGGTTGGAAAGACAGTCCCTGATACTTTAGACCAAGGAACTTCTACATTGGATAAGTCAAAAATTGTTTATCAACTGCAGTTCAAGCCGCAACAAATTAAACTGGATCTTGCTTCGAGGGAAGCTAATATGCTGCAGAGGCTTGAAAAACTTGAAAGTTTATTTGGAGTCCCAGATAAAATG AACCAACTATGTGCAGAAACAGGGCAAAAATCTGTGAGTGATGCTATTAGATCAATTTGTTCAAAGGTAGCTCTGTTAGAACCAACTCATTTAGATCAG GTTGAAAGTAGGCTAACTGTTCTAATGCAAAAACTAAATGTTATAACAAAACAACATGGAAATGTTGAAGATTCCAGTTTGTCAGGGATG GTTAAAGAGCTATATGAAATGGTGAAGCAACTAGAGCCATTACTGTTACTTTTGCCTTCAATTGTTGATCGATTGTCATCTCTTAAAGTACTTCATGACAGAG cTGTCAACTTTTCGCAAACGGTCAGCCAAGTGGAAAATATGCAAACAAATTTAGACATAGCTATCCAGGATCAACTTCAATTGTTAACTAATGTCCAGGAAGGACTATCAATGAACATGCAAGCAATGAAAATGTCTGTCCAGAAATTAGATGATAAGTTATCAAgcaaatga